One genomic segment of Paenibacillus sp. FSL H8-0332 includes these proteins:
- a CDS encoding glycoside hydrolase family 9 protein — MFIQSPFPQRFNKFVSVSLSLLLILCSVALSPRPAAAAVAPLPGPAHPLLYDNFAGGGVFKQNWTNWFNQSGGSGTFTKTTQGTRTIGKFTQTPSSSSSWAKFQPMNETFDLSGYRYMNLSLNNAGYAQSLIRVVISDGITNYNLTGGYVPATAAWTDLQFDLDALSPKIQKKKVKLEIWLRQAGGTYGEMLVDDIVFTTASSGSAPGLSPAGMTANTDGSYNQNTNFTFEATYTDPDNEAPFAVQVIIDDTAYAMRETDPADVTYTDGKSYRYMTKLPAGSHSYYFRTTDTTSDEVATAVHNLSVVQAASVIDIVVSQAGYSADDVKNAKFISDTTVTDATYEILDGTNVVYSGTMTYQGLHWNKHVYSIGFTPVTDPGNHYRVRSNQVYSYSFEIAPNLWDQYKDEMTAFYRLQRASVATSDAYPAGYSSVAPSAKLYHAAGHLDDAQSADGLTHYDLTGSWYDAGDYGKYGGNQWVGAEIALAYTRYADKDSVKYDNDSNGIPDLVDEAVFGSEYLIKFADQLGGAMYNLRNNASFVHPEKSTDNVSGTADDRKLTDLSVGGSAKSSGTLAATARAIRTAISEGDIASAQIAALTDFANQCEIAAVTFYEYVVANPDGPIGSYSTRGGIPNSKLLADVELYLLTGDTRYKHAATNTINALTLGDISSTNYWDMSPLSMAEFYPVAEAATQSHIHSLLKGQADFFLSMSDDTPYGVLNQFKNFGVNEPHASYLGDLLRYYELFGDPAALQAVVKGMYWVFGENPWNISWVSGIGTHHVMFPHTRYNEESNTAGDTGIILPGAMVSGPNMKDPKNKSSVSPWYEDRSLYLDDTNQWRYNEFSISIQAGLLYTVMGLSATPGTGADQAEVPPALPVLSPVIGEWVRGEVTVFAEGGDGLSDVEYAATGLPYQPMTVSGNVYSTVSGAVYTAVIDESQSLPYTNRRVGVRAKAPSGGYTYSSTHYTVAPPLPDPSTPLLYDDFGGAGFWGGSAANTTWVNWYNQNGGTGTFTKLTADGRSAGQFAQTPASVNSAAKFQPWNDVVDLSGYQYLNITLKNPASPDLRTRIELSDGKRTYNLTGGWMEVPSTWSDLQFDLNALTPAIDKKTVKMSIWLKQNTVTPGEMLIDEIKATNKVSGSAPTLTAGGVDLTAGTPQTEFTFNVTYTDADNQPPFVMELVLDGVVRKMQPVNPADTNYADGRIYQYKTKLPPGQHSYSFNTTDTFTDAVSTGVLGGPEVSEEP, encoded by the coding sequence ATGTTCATCCAAAGTCCATTCCCCCAGAGATTTAACAAGTTCGTATCTGTAAGCCTCAGTCTGTTGTTAATTCTGTGCAGTGTTGCTCTGTCCCCCCGGCCTGCCGCCGCTGCTGTGGCCCCCTTGCCGGGTCCCGCTCACCCTCTCTTGTATGATAATTTCGCCGGCGGAGGCGTCTTCAAGCAGAACTGGACCAACTGGTTCAATCAGAGCGGCGGGAGCGGAACCTTCACCAAGACCACACAAGGCACCCGCACCATTGGCAAATTCACGCAAACCCCAAGCTCCTCCTCCTCCTGGGCCAAGTTTCAGCCGATGAACGAGACCTTCGACCTCTCGGGCTACCGTTATATGAATCTGTCCCTGAACAATGCAGGGTATGCCCAGTCCCTCATTCGTGTCGTGATCAGCGACGGGATTACCAATTACAATCTGACCGGAGGGTATGTTCCGGCCACGGCGGCCTGGACCGATCTCCAGTTCGATCTGGATGCCTTGTCACCCAAGATTCAGAAGAAGAAGGTGAAGCTGGAAATCTGGCTGAGACAAGCCGGCGGAACTTACGGGGAGATGCTGGTCGATGATATTGTGTTCACTACCGCATCCAGCGGGTCTGCTCCCGGGCTAAGCCCGGCAGGGATGACAGCCAATACGGACGGCAGCTACAACCAGAATACTAATTTCACCTTCGAAGCCACATATACCGACCCGGATAATGAGGCACCCTTTGCCGTCCAGGTCATCATTGATGACACAGCCTATGCTATGCGCGAGACGGACCCCGCCGATGTCACCTACACCGACGGCAAAAGCTACAGGTACATGACGAAGCTTCCGGCCGGGTCCCACTCCTACTATTTCCGCACTACAGATACGACCTCGGATGAAGTCGCCACCGCGGTTCACAATCTGAGCGTAGTCCAGGCTGCTTCGGTGATAGACATTGTTGTGAGCCAGGCCGGTTACAGCGCAGACGATGTCAAGAACGCCAAATTCATCTCCGACACCACCGTTACAGACGCCACTTATGAAATACTGGACGGGACGAACGTGGTCTATTCAGGCACCATGACCTACCAGGGTCTGCATTGGAACAAGCATGTCTACTCCATCGGCTTCACCCCCGTCACTGATCCGGGGAACCACTATCGAGTGCGGAGTAATCAGGTGTATTCCTACTCTTTTGAGATCGCTCCGAATCTGTGGGATCAATATAAGGATGAAATGACGGCCTTCTACCGGCTTCAACGGGCCTCCGTAGCGACCAGTGATGCTTATCCGGCAGGCTACAGCAGCGTCGCTCCTTCCGCCAAGCTCTACCATGCCGCCGGTCATCTGGATGATGCCCAGTCTGCGGACGGCCTGACCCATTATGATCTGACAGGAAGCTGGTATGATGCCGGGGATTACGGCAAATATGGCGGCAACCAATGGGTCGGCGCGGAGATTGCCTTGGCCTATACACGGTATGCTGACAAAGACAGCGTGAAGTACGATAACGACAGCAATGGTATCCCGGATCTGGTCGATGAGGCGGTATTCGGCAGCGAGTACCTCATTAAGTTCGCCGATCAGCTCGGCGGGGCGATGTATAATCTGCGGAACAACGCTTCATTCGTCCATCCTGAGAAATCTACCGACAATGTGTCCGGCACCGCCGATGACCGGAAGCTGACGGACCTGAGTGTCGGCGGCTCCGCCAAGTCCTCAGGGACGCTGGCCGCCACCGCGCGGGCCATCCGCACCGCCATAAGCGAAGGCGATATCGCTTCCGCTCAAATTGCAGCGCTGACTGATTTCGCCAATCAATGCGAGATCGCTGCGGTCACCTTTTATGAATATGTGGTTGCCAATCCTGACGGTCCGATCGGATCTTATTCCACCAGAGGAGGCATCCCCAATTCCAAGCTGCTGGCTGATGTGGAGCTGTACCTGCTGACCGGTGATACCCGATATAAGCATGCAGCCACAAATACGATTAACGCCTTAACCCTGGGCGACATCTCTTCCACGAACTACTGGGATATGAGCCCGCTGTCCATGGCTGAATTCTATCCGGTTGCCGAGGCTGCAACGCAGTCTCATATTCATAGCTTGCTCAAGGGGCAAGCCGACTTCTTCCTCTCCATGTCCGATGATACCCCTTATGGAGTCCTGAACCAGTTCAAGAACTTCGGGGTCAACGAACCTCATGCTTCTTATCTGGGGGACCTGCTGCGGTATTATGAATTATTCGGTGATCCGGCAGCGCTTCAGGCAGTGGTGAAAGGAATGTACTGGGTGTTCGGAGAGAATCCGTGGAACATCAGCTGGGTATCGGGCATTGGCACCCATCACGTGATGTTCCCGCATACCCGTTACAATGAGGAATCCAATACTGCGGGTGACACCGGGATTATCCTTCCGGGGGCGATGGTCAGCGGGCCCAATATGAAGGACCCCAAGAATAAAAGCAGTGTAAGTCCATGGTATGAGGACCGTTCCCTCTATCTGGATGATACCAATCAGTGGCGGTACAACGAATTCAGTATTAGCATTCAAGCCGGACTGCTCTATACGGTCATGGGATTAAGCGCCACTCCGGGGACAGGTGCAGATCAAGCAGAGGTACCGCCTGCCTTGCCGGTCCTCTCTCCGGTGATTGGAGAATGGGTGCGCGGAGAGGTCACTGTTTTTGCCGAAGGAGGGGATGGGCTGAGTGATGTGGAGTATGCGGCAACTGGATTACCTTATCAGCCGATGACTGTATCCGGGAATGTGTATTCTACTGTAAGCGGTGCGGTGTATACTGCGGTCATTGATGAGAGTCAGTCCTTGCCTTATACCAACCGGAGAGTGGGTGTCCGCGCCAAGGCTCCTTCCGGCGGGTACACCTACAGTTCCACCCATTACACCGTAGCTCCACCGTTGCCGGACCCTTCTACTCCGCTGTTATATGATGATTTCGGCGGGGCCGGGTTCTGGGGCGGTTCTGCGGCCAACACCACCTGGGTCAACTGGTATAATCAGAATGGCGGCACGGGAACGTTCACCAAGCTTACCGCCGATGGTCGCTCTGCGGGCCAATTCGCCCAGACGCCGGCCAGTGTGAATTCAGCAGCCAAATTCCAGCCGTGGAACGATGTGGTCGATCTGAGCGGCTATCAATATCTGAATATTACGCTGAAGAACCCTGCCTCTCCTGATCTCAGGACCCGGATTGAGCTCAGTGACGGCAAACGCACCTACAATCTGACCGGCGGCTGGATGGAGGTCCCCTCCACCTGGAGTGATCTTCAATTCGATCTGAACGCCCTAACCCCGGCCATCGACAAGAAAACCGTGAAGATGTCGATATGGCTGAAGCAAAATACCGTCACTCCGGGGGAGATGCTGATTGATGAGATTAAGGCGACCAACAAAGTCAGCGGAAGTGCGCCGACCTTAACCGCAGGAGGCGTGGATCTTACCGCAGGCACTCCGCAGACCGAATTCACCTTCAATGTAACCTATACCGATGCAGACAATCAGCCTCCCTTTGTAATGGAGCTTGTTCTGGACGGCGTTGTCCGTAAAATGCAGCCTGTGAATCCGGCAGACACGAATTACGCCGACGGCCGAATCTATCAATACAAGACCAAGCTGCCTCCCGGCCAGCATTCCTATTCCTTCAACACCACCGATACCTTCACCGATGCGGTAAGTACCGGGGTGCTGGGTGGACCTGAGGTCAGTGAAGAGCCATAG
- a CDS encoding response regulator, protein MYKILVVDDEPRVSAGIRNFLLTSDMNITEVETAINGFEAIDYLRMDHFDLVLTDIQMGRMSGIELMENIYMEQWNVPVIVISAHEKFDFAKKSLRLGAKDYLVKPVERTELLRVVRKALTQKELPEKSPQAEHHHIREHSRREEWLMELVTERNLTPQDIEEITGELGGLLQGPFFGVISIRIDYSQAGFSRQQVTLHDRKLLKYAALNIMNETLSEWDGITFNGFGHSIISIIQLSAEDMGDPQVRVHSQIQMIGQMIAMNLKQHLNAEAIIGLSTLGGGISTLPGLLEEADTAAGRSTVHPGQKVFYYGDIAMQEQLSRGKQEPDSAQQQPLQDPDGDPSVISRITSYIQNHYRNPALKIQDISEEVHFSAAHLGYIFKREMKTNLWDYVTALRMEEAKRLMMATDKKRYEVAYAVGYESPEHFSRMFKRVLGLTPAEFRKQARGGDRAEGETQT, encoded by the coding sequence ATGTATAAAATTCTCGTTGTGGATGATGAGCCGAGAGTGAGTGCAGGGATCCGGAATTTCCTGCTCACTTCGGATATGAACATCACGGAGGTGGAGACGGCCATCAATGGCTTTGAAGCGATTGACTATTTACGGATGGACCATTTCGATCTGGTGCTGACCGATATTCAGATGGGCCGGATGAGTGGGATTGAATTAATGGAGAATATCTATATGGAGCAGTGGAATGTTCCGGTGATCGTCATTTCAGCCCATGAGAAGTTTGATTTCGCCAAAAAATCGCTCCGGCTGGGAGCCAAGGATTATCTGGTGAAGCCGGTGGAGCGGACGGAGCTGCTGCGGGTGGTGCGCAAAGCGTTAACCCAGAAGGAGCTTCCTGAGAAAAGCCCGCAGGCGGAGCACCATCACATCCGGGAGCATTCCCGGCGCGAGGAGTGGCTGATGGAGCTGGTCACCGAGCGGAATCTGACGCCGCAGGATATTGAAGAGATCACCGGCGAATTGGGCGGCCTGCTGCAAGGGCCCTTTTTCGGAGTGATCTCCATCCGTATAGATTACAGCCAGGCCGGATTCAGCCGCCAGCAGGTTACGCTGCATGACCGCAAGCTGCTGAAATATGCGGCTCTCAATATTATGAACGAAACGTTATCCGAATGGGATGGCATCACCTTCAACGGCTTCGGCCATTCGATCATCAGCATCATCCAGTTATCCGCTGAGGATATGGGTGATCCCCAGGTTAGAGTGCACTCGCAGATCCAGATGATCGGGCAGATGATCGCCATGAACCTGAAGCAGCATTTGAATGCGGAGGCCATTATCGGACTCAGCACACTTGGCGGGGGTATCTCCACACTTCCCGGACTGCTGGAAGAAGCGGATACGGCTGCCGGGCGGAGCACTGTTCATCCCGGGCAAAAGGTGTTCTATTATGGCGATATCGCCATGCAGGAGCAGCTGAGCAGAGGGAAGCAGGAGCCGGATTCGGCGCAACAGCAACCACTGCAGGACCCGGACGGAGACCCGAGTGTAATCTCACGGATTACAAGCTACATCCAGAACCATTACCGGAATCCGGCGCTGAAGATCCAGGATATTTCCGAGGAGGTCCATTTCAGCGCGGCCCATCTGGGTTATATTTTCAAACGCGAGATGAAGACCAACCTCTGGGACTACGTGACCGCCCTGCGGATGGAAGAGGCCAAGCGCCTTATGATGGCTACGGACAAGAAGCGGTATGAAGTTGCCTATGCGGTAGGGTATGAATCGCCGGAGCACTTCAGCCGGATGTTCAAGCGGGTGCTGGGCCTCACTCCGGCAGAATTCCGCAAACAGGCCAGAGGAGGGGACCGGGCTGAAGGCGAAACTCAAACTTAA
- a CDS encoding ankyrin repeat domain-containing protein, which translates to MNGGSSTMGDEDIMWLTVDDPLAKSVVQAIRTGDVPGLTQLLAGNPGLATARIAGTEEGRASNEGAGSGETDGAGNSSGGYGNADSGGEGVSNTGAGSGDTGNAETGGESVSNTGTSSEGHGNATSGGNAGASANGDNSGGTNRGMSRTLLHIATDWPGHYPNNAVVVGALIEAGAEVNAQFSGPHSETPLHWAASCDDIEVLDLLLDAGADIEASGAVIAGGTPLDDAVAFAQWRAAQRLVERGAQPALWHAAALGLLDAIAAHFAGDPLPRRYPWGASSVSAAPDEVNVAFWCACHGGQLAAAELLLGWGAELSWPSPWDGLTPLDAARRSHATELAAWLESLGAQSAHL; encoded by the coding sequence ATGAATGGAGGGAGTTCTACGATGGGCGATGAAGATATCATGTGGCTGACTGTTGATGATCCGCTGGCGAAGTCTGTTGTACAGGCAATTCGTACCGGCGATGTGCCGGGGTTGACTCAATTACTTGCCGGAAACCCGGGGCTGGCTACAGCCCGAATTGCCGGGACTGAAGAGGGACGTGCAAGTAACGAAGGGGCCGGCAGCGGGGAGACTGACGGTGCTGGGAATAGTAGCGGGGGCTATGGCAATGCTGATAGTGGCGGCGAGGGCGTTAGTAATACTGGGGCTGGCAGCGGGGACACTGGCAATGCTGAGACTGGCGGCGAGAGCGTTAGTAACACAGGAACTAGTAGCGAAGGCCATGGCAATGCTACTAGCGGCGGCAACGCTGGGGCAAGCGCAAACGGCGACAACTCTGGCGGAACTAATCGCGGGATGTCCCGCACGCTCCTGCATATTGCCACCGATTGGCCGGGGCATTATCCCAATAATGCAGTGGTGGTTGGCGCGCTGATTGAGGCAGGCGCGGAGGTAAATGCGCAGTTCAGCGGTCCGCACAGCGAGACGCCGCTGCACTGGGCAGCAAGCTGCGATGATATCGAGGTGCTCGACCTCCTGCTCGATGCCGGGGCCGACATCGAGGCGTCGGGTGCAGTCATCGCCGGCGGAACCCCGCTGGACGATGCTGTGGCATTCGCGCAATGGCGGGCGGCGCAGCGGCTGGTGGAGCGCGGCGCGCAGCCTGCGCTGTGGCACGCGGCGGCACTCGGTCTGCTTGATGCGATTGCGGCACACTTCGCCGGAGATCCGCTCCCGCGCCGCTACCCTTGGGGCGCAAGCTCCGTTTCAGCAGCACCAGACGAGGTAAACGTCGCTTTCTGGTGCGCCTGCCACGGCGGACAACTCGCCGCCGCCGAACTCCTGCTCGGCTGGGGAGCCGAGCTGAGCTGGCCCTCCCCATGGGACGGCCTCACGCCCCTGGACGCCGCGAGGCGCAGCCATGCCACAGAACTGGCCGCATGGCTGGAGAGCCTGGGCGCTCAGTCCGCACATCTGTAA